The following coding sequences are from one Arachis hypogaea cultivar Tifrunner chromosome 7, arahy.Tifrunner.gnm2.J5K5, whole genome shotgun sequence window:
- the LOC112703603 gene encoding multiprotein-bridging factor 1b: MSGVGPISQDWEPVVIRKKAPNAAAKKDEKAVNAARRAGAEIETVKKSNAGTNRAASSSTSLNTRKLDEETENLHHDRVPSELKKAIMQARLDKKLTQAQLAQMINEKPQIIQEYESGKAIPNQQIIGKLERALGAKLRGKK, encoded by the exons ATGTCGGGTGTGGGGCCCATATCGCAGGATTGGGAGCCAGTGGTGATAAGGAAGAAGGCACCAAACGCTGCGGCCAAGAAGGATGAGAAAGCTGTCAATGCTGCTCGCCGCGCCGGAGCTGAGATTGAAACCGTCAAGAAAT CAAATGCTGGAACAAATAGAGCTGCCTCTAGTAGCACTTCTTTGAACACCAGGAAGCTTGATGAAGAAACCGAGAATCTTCACC ACGACCGTGTACCATCAGAACTAAAGAAAGCCATCATGCAGGCCCGACTGGACAAAAAACTTACTCAGGCTCAGCTCGCtcag ATGATCAATGAGAAGCCACAGATTATACAGGAATATGAATCTGGCAAAGCCATACCAAATCAACAAATCATAGGGAAACTGGAGAGAGCTCTTGGTGCAAAGCTTCGTGGAAAGAAATGA
- the LOC112703605 gene encoding uncharacterized protein isoform X2: MNQIKPQVSHESPVSGAGWVCKIPSEDSGWRSFNTKSSSQTHLLSAEEKSTIAALDLQLKAVKACKAFLVGNTNSDSDEDDIIDDEDEDDDEDESIDGDDNDDEGDESAEYKFFEKVFKEDGELRRYYENNHKEGHFYCLVCGAVWKKVWKRFKDCNQLLQHSTTVLRTKRMRAHRAYAQVVCKVIGWDIDQLPVNSRKILVESKKSGGDGMDDSNGETGNGNADERVDDLVHVQ, from the exons GTTTCTCATGAATCTCCGGTTTCTGGTGCTGGATGGGTTTGCAAAATCCCCTCAGAAGACTCAGGATGGCGTTCATTCAACACCAAATCATCTTCTCAGACTCATTTGCTttcagcagaagaaaaatcaaccATAGCAGCACTAGATTTGCAGCTCAAGGCAGTGAAAGCTTGCAAAGCATTTTTAGTTGGCAATACTAATTCGGACTCTGATGAAGATGACATCAtcgatgatgaggatgaagatgatgatgaggatgagtcGATAGATGGTGATGACAATGACGACGAGGGTGATGAATCTGCAGAGTACAAGTTTTTTGAAAAGGTGTTTAAAGAAGATGGTGAATTAAGAAGATATTACGAGAACAACCACAAAGAAGGGCACTTTTATTGTTTGGTTTGTGGGGCTGTATGGAAGAAAGTATGGAAGAGGTTTAAGGATTGCAATCAACTACTTCAACATTCAACTACTGTATTAAGGACAAAAAGGATGCGAGCTCACAGGGCTTATGCTCAGGTTGTCTGTAAAGTTATTGGTTGGGACATTGATCAGTTGCCTGTAAATTCCAGGAAGATTTTG GTTGAATCCAAAAAGTCTGGAGGGGATGGCATGGATGATTCAAAT GGTGAAACTGGTAATGGTAATGCTGATGAACGTGTTGACGATTTGGTTCATGTTCAGTGA
- the LOC112703604 gene encoding mitochondrial protein pet191 homolog, with protein MSKSCKGLATELVKCLSESDCVKVEKRPYRECVGEKTPSIPSECVGLRETYFNCKRGQVDMRARIRGNKGY; from the exons ATGTCTAAGTCTTGCAAAGGGTTGGCCACGGAGCTGGTCAAGTGCCTCAGTGAATCTGATTGTGTTAAG gttgagaaGAGACCTTATAGGGAGTGTGTTGGAGAGAAGACTCCATCAATACCAAGTGAATGTGTGGGATTGAGGGAAACCTATTTCAATTGCAAGAGAGGCCAG GTTGATATGAGAGCTCGGATTCGTGGAAACAAGGGCTATTAA